A section of the Halopiger aswanensis genome encodes:
- a CDS encoding PTS fructose transporter subunit IIB, whose protein sequence is MKFVAVTSCPTGIAHSQMAAENLERVAAANGHEIIVEVRGAMGRENELSSDDIATADAVIVAAETAVGRDRFEGTPVVEAPVKAAVTDADGLLEQAAEAAYREGADTDPETSLDGDHREPVADSANSRDGQSSGLVARLKRFFS, encoded by the coding sequence ATGAAATTCGTCGCAGTCACCTCCTGTCCGACGGGGATCGCACACAGCCAGATGGCGGCCGAGAATCTGGAACGGGTCGCGGCGGCGAACGGCCACGAGATCATCGTCGAAGTCCGAGGTGCCATGGGGCGGGAAAACGAACTCTCGAGCGACGATATCGCGACGGCGGACGCGGTCATCGTCGCCGCAGAGACGGCCGTCGGCCGCGACCGGTTCGAGGGGACACCCGTCGTCGAGGCGCCCGTCAAAGCGGCCGTCACCGATGCGGACGGCCTCCTCGAGCAGGCTGCCGAAGCAGCGTATCGTGAGGGTGCGGACACTGATCCAGAGACTTCGCTGGACGGTGACCACCGAGAACCAGTAGCCGACTCCGCGAATTCGCGCGACGGTCAATCGAGCGGACTGGTCGCGCGGCTTAAGCGCTTCTTCTCTTGA
- the ptsP gene encoding phosphoenolpyruvate--protein phosphotransferase: protein MTENEPPSRRIEGIGITALENVGTAAWYDPGTDARLEAEAPAAAATDPAAERNRFDEARERAREELERERERAAERVGEEEAAVFDVHERLLDDPQLVDNIEAAIADGCSAERAVQRSFADPIERFANMEGRTGERADDLRDVRDRLLRLLTGRERLDLTGVPEGTVLLAERLTPSDAARLDPERVAGFATVDGGRTSHAAIFARSLGIPAVVGAGDALEAIDDERTVLVDGDDGAVIVDPDDGRRDRATDGRNPEVREATVSTADGKPIGVAANVCTPAGLEDAVRQGADGIGLFRTEFLFLDRERPPSEDEQYEVYREALEAFPDGRVVVRTLDVGGDKSLPYADARESANPFLGARGIRRSLGPDADLFETQLRALLRAAAAESGTLSAMFPMVATVSELEAALTAVESVATDLETAGIAHELPELGVMIETPSAALSAADLAERVDFLSIGTNDLTQYVMAAAREHDRVADLHDPCEPAVLRAIERTVEAGHDAGVRVGMCGEMAGDPDLTALLVGLGLDELSMSAVTIPEVKANIPRIDATEAASLADRATSATTVEGVRSRLAADDAGAGGERNGGEANR, encoded by the coding sequence ATGACCGAAAACGAGCCGCCGAGCCGGCGAATCGAGGGGATCGGGATTACTGCGCTCGAAAACGTCGGCACCGCAGCGTGGTACGACCCCGGAACCGACGCCCGACTCGAGGCCGAAGCGCCGGCGGCCGCCGCGACCGACCCGGCGGCCGAGCGCAACCGGTTCGACGAGGCACGGGAGCGCGCTCGGGAGGAACTCGAGCGCGAACGCGAGCGAGCGGCCGAACGCGTCGGCGAGGAGGAAGCGGCGGTGTTCGACGTCCACGAGCGACTCCTCGACGATCCGCAGCTCGTCGACAACATCGAGGCGGCGATCGCGGACGGGTGCTCGGCGGAACGGGCGGTCCAGCGGTCGTTCGCCGACCCGATCGAACGGTTTGCGAACATGGAGGGGCGGACGGGCGAGCGCGCCGACGACCTGCGCGACGTTCGAGATCGGCTCCTCCGGCTGCTGACCGGCCGCGAGCGGCTCGACCTGACGGGCGTGCCAGAAGGAACCGTCCTCCTCGCGGAGCGGCTGACGCCGAGCGACGCGGCGCGGCTCGACCCCGAGCGCGTCGCGGGCTTTGCAACCGTGGACGGCGGCCGAACCTCGCACGCGGCGATCTTCGCCCGCTCGCTGGGGATTCCCGCCGTCGTCGGCGCCGGCGACGCGCTCGAGGCGATCGACGACGAGCGGACCGTCCTCGTCGACGGTGACGACGGCGCCGTGATCGTCGATCCCGACGACGGGCGACGCGATCGAGCGACGGACGGGCGAAACCCCGAGGTTCGCGAGGCGACCGTTTCGACGGCGGACGGGAAGCCGATCGGGGTCGCCGCCAACGTCTGTACGCCCGCCGGTCTCGAGGACGCCGTCCGGCAGGGGGCCGACGGGATCGGGCTGTTCAGAACCGAGTTTCTCTTTCTCGACCGCGAAAGGCCCCCGAGCGAGGACGAACAGTACGAGGTCTACCGGGAGGCGCTCGAGGCGTTTCCCGACGGGCGAGTCGTCGTCCGGACGCTCGACGTCGGCGGCGACAAGTCGCTCCCGTACGCCGACGCCCGCGAGTCGGCCAATCCCTTCCTCGGAGCGCGCGGTATCCGCCGCTCGCTCGGACCCGACGCCGACCTCTTCGAGACGCAGCTTCGGGCCCTGCTCCGGGCGGCGGCCGCCGAGTCCGGCACGCTGTCCGCGATGTTCCCGATGGTTGCCACCGTTTCGGAACTCGAGGCGGCCCTGACAGCGGTCGAGTCCGTCGCGACCGACCTCGAGACAGCGGGTATCGCCCACGAACTCCCCGAACTCGGCGTTATGATCGAGACGCCGAGCGCGGCGCTCTCCGCAGCCGATCTCGCGGAGCGGGTCGACTTCCTCAGCATCGGGACGAACGACCTCACCCAGTACGTGATGGCGGCCGCTCGAGAGCACGATCGAGTCGCCGATCTCCACGATCCCTGCGAACCCGCCGTTCTCCGGGCGATCGAGCGGACGGTCGAGGCGGGACACGACGCCGGCGTCCGGGTCGGGATGTGCGGCGAAATGGCGGGCGACCCCGACCTGACGGCGTTACTGGTCGGACTCGGACTCGACGAACTGAGCATGAGCGCGGTCACGATCCCCGAGGTGAAGGCGAATATACCCAGGATCGACGCGACGGAGGCTGCATCGCTGGCGGATCGGGCGACGAGCGCGACCACGGTCGAGGGGGTTCGCAGCCGACTGGCGGCGGACGACGCCGGTGCTGGCGGCGAGCGCAACGGGGGCGAAGCGAATCGATGA